A stretch of DNA from Pseudopipra pipra isolate bDixPip1 chromosome 1, bDixPip1.hap1, whole genome shotgun sequence:
aaattgttattctgactataatctctcttttgagttgagttcatttcccctgcccgtttacctttaaaccagtaCACATAGGAATTAACAGAAAAGCATCTTCCATCAAAACATGCCAGCTACTACCCTATCCTTGGGAAAATCTAAATTATTTCCTAAGTATTTCTTCACAAAACTCTGAAATTTTCTTGTTATATTCACATATAACACATATATTATGTGCTCTATCAGCCACCCTTTAGCCATACATGTCTGAACTCCGCCTGGTCTTTTCTCTGACACAGCAGTACTCAAACATTGTGGCACGGATGACAGAGGGCTCCTATCAGCGATAAGGAATGCTCCCAtgtcacagccctgctgctaCTGACACACAGCTGAATCTACTGCACATACTGTGTCCCATAAGCACCAGATTCATCATACAGGAGTTAAATGCAGGTACTGTGCTGAGTTGAACTCCAGGTTCTTCTTAGCTCATCAGGACTAAGCTACAAATGACCCAAACAGGTTTATTTGGACAGCCATTAACTGGTGACTGTACCAATTATATAGACAAAGGATGCAccttcagcaagtttgcagatgacagcaagctgagcagggaaggatgggatgccatccagaggaacctggacaagctcaagaagtgggcccatgggaatctcatgagaTTCCACGAAGCACAGGGAAAGCCCTGGTATCAATACaagctgggggatgaacagatcgtagagcagccctgccgagaGATACTTGGGcgtgctggtggatgagaggcgggacatgagccagcaatgtgcgcTTCcaacccagaaagccaattgtatcctgggctgcatcaaaagcagcatggccagcaggttgagggaggggattctgtcTCCCTCTACTCTGCTCGGGTAAGACCCCACCTGAAGTGCTGCATTCAGCTCTGGGATCCCAAcaagcaagtccagaggagggtcatgAAGATGACTAGAGagatggaacacctctcctgtgagggaaggctgagagaatgGGATTGTTCcgctgggagaagagaaggctgcagGAAGACTTTATTTAGGCCTTCCAGCACTTGAAGGGGACTTGAAAAAAAACAgggacaaactttttagcagggcctgttgtgacaggacaaggagtaacAGTTTTAAATTGAAGAGGGTCAGTTCAGATTAGATATaatgaaaaagtgtttttaCAAGGAGGGCAGTGATACACTGAagcagtttgcccagagagatgATCcatgctccagccctggaaacCTTCAAGGCCAAGTTGGTCGGGGCTCTGAGTGACTGGATctggttgaagatgtccctgctcaatgcaagggggttggactagatgacctttaaaaggtACCTTCCAATCCAACctattccatgattttatgatgtACTTTTACAGCTGTAATTCAGCCAGCACAGACGGTGGGAAATGTACCACATTAACTcatctggcagcagcagcctgctCTCACATATGTAACTTTCCTGATAGAAGAAAAATGGCATGAGCCATTTGTGGGTCATAACTTTTTAAACAGTTAAAACTAAAAACACTTGTAAAAGCAACTATATTTGTGGCAGCACTAatatccaaaataatttttttacatttatgcTCAGAAGTTTACTTTGTATCATCACACCATCATGGCTGCAGCACCACCACTATTAGagtcttattaaaaaaaaaaaatcagttttcttcttctggTGAGGGCTGGCTTTTCAGCTACAATTTTATACCATTAATGCTTTTTACAAAGAAATGCTCCCTTACCATTGTGCTGTAGCAGTGCCCCATGCTCTATCTTCTTTTTCATGTCATAGATTTGGATTGTCTCAtctctgctcccagtgaccACATATCTGTTATTCACTGCTACTGCTGACAACGAGGCAGAGTGGGCATGATGTGTAAAATCAGGGACGATTGTCCAGGACTgtaaatgaaatgcaaaacaaacaGGTATTTATGAAGCTTACCATCATAAGCTTCCACTTCATTGtcctgtaattttattttgtaaaagaaaaacctgaaaaagtATATGTGTAAAAatcagaatcagagaatcaattaggttggaaaacaccaCTGAGATCATAGAGCCCAACCTATGACCaatagaccatggcactaagtgccacatccagtctttctttaaacacctccagggatggtgactctaccacctccTTGGCAGTCCATTCCAACGTCTAATCACCcttcctgtgaagaaattcttcctgatgtccaacctaaacttcccctagtgcagcttaagactgtgttCTCTCATCCTGCCTGGGAGTAGAAGACGGACCCCACCcgactacaacctcctttcaggtagttgtagagagtgataacATCacccccgagcctccttttctccaggctaaacaatcccagctccctcagctactCATGATCAGACCTGTGCTCcggacccttcaccagctccttGCCCATCtgtggacttgctccagcacctcggtgtatttcctgaactgaggggcccagaactggacacagtactcgaggtgtggctGTGTACTTGtacaccagtgccaagtacagggggagGAATTACACATAAGCATAATGGGATCTTATTGAGTTAATGTGCTGTTAGGAGATTAGCCTAAAGGACTTAAGCGTGCAAGCCACCCCTTGTAATCAGGGCCGTGCTTAGACGAAGCCGCCGGTGAAAAATCGTCTGCACAGAGACAAATCTCATGGCCGAGGGAGGCGGATCCTTTCGTTTTCCATCACGGCAGGCTGGAGACACGCCTTCCAcctggcaccagcccccagacCACGTCCCATCCATCCCCTGCGCAGCTCTTCCTCCTCACCCCCGCGCAGAGAGAAGCGGCCCCGCACCGCGGCCCCCCTCACCCACGCGGCTTCCCGCAGCCCGGGGGAGGCTTCACGCAGCTCCTGGGAACCCTCTGGGGCAGCGAGGGGGCCGAGCCTGGCGGGAGAGGCCGCGGGACAGGCCGCCCCGCCCCCGCAGGGCGCTTTAAGAGCCCCGGCGGCGCCGAGAAccgcggccgcggccgggcgAGACGGTGAGTGCAGGGGAGCGCTCTCGGGGGCGGGCGCGGCCAtttccccccattccccctcCATATTTCCCCATATatttcctccccccccttcttccctGTATTTCTCTGGAGGTGTTccaagccaggctggatggggctctgagcaacctggtctcgtggaaggtgtcccggcccatggcaggggggtttgGAACCAGACGGTCCCTTCCAACgcaaaccattccgtgattctatgCGCCatcctcctctctcttcccacccccctccccatttcCCCCGTTTACCTGCCCGGGCTGCGTGGCGAaccccagcagcacctgctcGTAGCACCCCGCCACCAGCTCCATCCGCCGCCGCTCGGCGCCGCCCCGGGGTTCCTACTGGCTcttccgcccgcccgccgcgctgCCTGCGCCGCTCCGCGCTTGGCTCCGCGTGTGGCGTCCCCGGCGGCGCTCGCTCCCTTCGGGTGAGGAGGAGAATCCCGCGGGAGCTGGCGCGGAGCGGGAAGCGCCGCAGGGAAGGGCGCGGGGTCAGGCTGCGCGCGGGGCAGCCCGCGCGGGGGGGCCTCGCGGGGCGGAAGCGGCGCTGGCGCGGgcggtgatggcggcggggaGGACGAGAGGCGTTAGTGCCGGGATCGGGAGGGGAGGGCGGGAGCGGTGACCGGCACCGGGGGCtggtggggaggaaaaggggcGCGAACCGATCTACGGGGACcgaaggaggaggggaggggcgGTCGGATCTTTCCCTTCCCCCGGGGCCGCAgggccgccgcctcctccctcAGGGCGTGTGGGGCGGGGAGGCCCCGGCGGCGCTTGGGCCGAGGCACCAGAGAACCGGCTCCCCCACCATCTTCCTAGTGCTGGGCCCgctggcttttatttttgtatcgTCGGGTGATTTTACGgttgtggtgttttgtttttttttttttttttcaattcgATTTCTTACCGCGTAGCACAATGAGCGGGAAGCGCGGCCGCGGCGCCAGTGTGGCCGCTTGCGGAGGGCCGCGGCCGGGCGGGGCGCACTTGTGGTCGGGCTCTTCCCGTCGTGCCGAGTGGCTCTGTTAGAGAAATGCGTCACGGCTCGGGCCTGGGCCCGGCCGGGGTCACCGCGCCGGCCCTAGGGGCTACGGGGGcttcccccatccccctgccctgaCCCAGCGCCTCGCGTGAGCGAAATTAGTGCCGTAGGAAGGGGGCGGCTTGGCCGCTGCCCGGGTGAGCGGTGTTCGCACCGATACTGCCCGTTGGTAGCTTCTCCCGCTTTTTTGCATGTACAAACACAATAATGAAAAGAACCTTTGGAATACAATAAAAAACCGCTATGATGTGTGTGTAATCCAGTTGAGGATCTGTTTGAATTCTGCAGGTTGAAGCTGCCCAACTGCCTAAATGAAAGCTAGCTACAGTTAAGACaaacgtaaaaaaaaaaaataaaatgtttatacAAGCTGTtttaactgcttttaaaatgtttttatttcatagtGAAGAGATCAAGAGGTGACAGTCAAGATTGGATGAGGAAGAGGACAAACACAGTGTTGCTTAAAAGTTGGTGAGAACAGTTGCATCACTTGCCTCCTGACAGCCTTTTACAACAAGACTGCTTTATTGTGTGTGCCCGTCTTCTGCCAGATCTGCATGAGTGAAAAGCAGTAAGTTTAAAAGAAGTTACTGTGCAGCCgagaatttgaaaattaattatttcagtgttAGATTGTGGAGAAGTTCATAGTTCCTCTTAATAGAAAGTACTGTTTCAGTTAGAGGAACACTGTTCTGTGgaaatttgtattaataatgACCATCTTTAACAGAAAGACGTTGCTGCTGATAATTATAATGAACACAGTTACTTTTAGTAAGTGTATTCTCAATTTACCATATGCTAACCTTACTGGGACTAGACCATATTTTAAGGGCTTGTTTGTACTTGACAGTTTCATTGCCTCCAGAATGGCTGTGGGGATAAAGTCCATAGTTATTTTGAATAGCACCATGCATGGATGGTCTAATTATGGTTTATGGCTATCCTGTGTCAGGTTAGCCTAGTCCACTTTCAGAAGAAGTGCTCTGAACTGGCCCCCTCTGTGGGCAAGCCTTTAAGGCATTATGGACGTTCCCTGTTTATTGCATTATGTGAATGTCGATTTGATCAGCTAGGATGTAAAACATTGCATAAGTTCTTGCATGGAAATAGAAATTAGAACTTCAGCAATCAAGCATCTGCATAGAAGGAGCAACACtggatataaaaaaaatcagcagtggTGAATAAACAGCTGTGTGTGGAAGTAAATGTAGAATATTTTACAAATGAAGCTTGGTTttgcactgatttatttttgttagaTGACTAGGGGAAAAAGCTTAAAGAAAGGATATTGGAATCAACAAAGATTCATACCTTTTCAGGAAAGTGTGTCCACTGGTGTAATGGTAGCAGTAAAAGGTTATTTATTGGCTATCTCGCTGGTAGTGAGTGAAATGTGtaaatgaaaaaggcaaaagagagaaaacagtccTAAGGAAAGGTGCAGAGGAAGATCACGTTTATCTGTACTGTGCCCTCATCCCgcttttatttctattatttagCACACAGGAAGTATCACTGCTTGTTTCCAGCTGTGTAGTTTGTGGTACAAGTAAATCAACTCTTAATTTGGCTGAAAGGGGAAGAAACCCTGGGGGCTTTTGCAAAACGTACTGAAGCCTTGTATCTTGTTGCCTTGTTTTAACTATTTTAGAATCTTCTGAATTACTAGGTTATTGTGTGTAGGTATTTCAGAATTAAGGGTAAGGTATAGGTGACTTAGAAGTTCTCTGTAACTTTCTAATGCTTTGGACAGTGGGAAGGCTTTGTGGTGTATTGCAGTTTAAGACAGTGAAGATTACTTCTAATCATAATCCCATTGGTCATATATCCTTTTCACACCCATTGCTTTAGCAGTGACAAGTCAgaacttaaaaaattaagttcCGACTTAATATCATTCAAAGGATGCAGAGGGGTGAACATATTTGGAAGTAATTAATCTCAAGGATAAAATTCTTCATCTTTTTCATCCCCTGTTctttttccagctgaaggagTGAACTGAATCTGTGCAGCCATACTGTTTGAGAAAGACAGAAGACAGTTTGAACCATGGCAAGCCAGGTAAGATCATGTGGTCAGAAATACAGGCTTGCAGTGCCTAAATGGATTCCAGAACCATACTCAGAATTCCTAGTAAATGTAAAGCTGAAATAGCTAGCTTGCTCTGAGTTGGGTGTTCTTTTAGTCCTGTGATTTCTTCCGGCAACGTGGTAATTGGTGGCTGTCCTCTGGACACTTAATTGTGTCAACTGAAGCAGATTGGGGGCATAACATTAAGTTTCGCAGTTTGGATTATTTGAGTGTGAGTTCTTCTGAAGGACCTCGCGTGTAACACTCTCTATATAAGATACGTGTAGAGGTGTTATAGAGGAAGAACGATAAAGCCTGCGTAAGTAAAAGCTGTGGAACATCATTCTCATTTTTGGAAGTCCTTGTTCTTCAGAATCCTGAGAGGGAGGCAACCTGTCTTAATAtggctgtttcctctccttttttttgtgcAGTTACCCCACTCACTTCCTTTTTGAAAtgtggtttttggggttttagttttttcttttttttccttttttttcctttttttttggtaagagGCACTTTTTTATGCCTCTTCCTTCCTGGCCTTGCGTCTGGGTTCACGTTTTCCCTCAGCCAAGCTGGTGCCTGTTCCTGGTCTGCTTTCTCCTTACATTCCATTCATTGGCCTCTTGTCATTGTTCCTGGCCTGGGAGAGTGACTCACTGCTGGGTAGTAAGGAGAGGCATCTCACAGAAGAAGAATTCCTAGGTGAGGGGAAGATAGGGACAGCGGAGATCCCTTTTGGAAGAGTGACGATTTCCCTGCCTCCTCATCAGTCagactgtgctgcagcaggattTTTTGCGTCCTGGAGCTCAAGTGGAACACAGTCCAGTCCTGAAGCTAATTAACATTTAGGATTGGCCAGCATCAAAGGGCTATCTGCTTTTTCCCTAATTCCCAGAGGAAGCCGTCAATCCTTTAGCCAGCTTGACAAGTCAGGGGAATATGGCTGTTCATACAATCCTTTGGCTCTGTTATTTTTGCCAGGcgttttccccagaggctgctTTCCCTCATGGGAGGCGGAGGGAGAAATGGGACCCCAGGCTTCTTTCAAGGGCAAGGTGAATATGGGGAAATCACCTGTGGTGATGGGGAGTGGGAGGGAGGAATGTAAATGAGGCTAAAAACTataaaggtgatttttttttctccctgcaggaCTTGATGGCgaaaaaaagagaatgtctCCAGGCATACAGCTGGTGGAGAACACCACAGAAGAAAcggaagaaaaagaacaaaataaaaccaggaagAATAGAGTTTGTCCCTAGTAGTACTAATACGACCAGGTAAAGACCTTTAGAATGGAGAAGCCTTCCCTGTTTAAATTGATGATGACTAGTGAATGCCatcacttatttttaaaatcctgaaaTGGCACACCTAGTGCCTATACTATAAATATTTCTTATGGAATTGTATTGACAGTAGAatattcaggatttttttctagtttgtCTCTCTCATAATCACTTAAAGTGGTGGCAAAATAGTCATAGCTCTTTTGAATCATGGCTGTAACTTAATAGTTTTTCGTGGTGTTTTTGGGTGCCCTGCCCTTCAGACAGcaaatattactttttaaaaccCACTtctaaaaagttttttttaataaatatggGTCTTTGTTAAAATGCTTTCTCTTGCAAAAGTGGTAGAATGGACATTCTACTGTAGTAGTGATGGCATTGCAGTTCTGTACATTGCTCAGCAGAGTTTTGCAGTCTGTTCGTATTTTTGTCTCTGTATTTGTTCAGTGATAACTGCCTGCTTGTATGTTGGGTACTTTAATACTGCAGTGAGCTATGTTAGTCTCAAACTTGACCGTGGTTCTCTTTTACCTTTTTAAAGACCAGATTATTCAATATTTGTTGGGGAGCTTACTCCAGAAGTGGATGATTTCCAGCTTTATGACTATTTCCTAAAGAGGTACCCCTCATGTATTGACTGCAAAATAGCAACAGACCTGCTGGGATATTCCAGGTAACATCTGAAAACGTTTAAATGGTGTCACTATGTTTGCTTCTATAAGTAATATATAAGAACCTGCATCAGAACtgtttctccattttctttggAGGCAGGAAGAGAGAGATTAGcctttggcattttttttttaacagcatagATCCGTGTATTTTTCAAACTTTATGGTTAGTTTAAGCAGTTAATGTGATAAGCTTCTGTTCAGCCATATGAATATCTACATGAAGCTAGACAGTGGGAGAAGGGGGCCCTCTGCATGGACATGTGCACTGCTGTGCCTATCTACAGCAGTGTGTCCACTTAATCATCTGCAGTACTGAAGACAagctaattccctttttacgTGTAAAGAAAACTGTAAGGCCTGGCAAATCTTAGGGGGTTGGGAGACCAAACTTCCAATATTAGTAAATAAAGCTTAGTGGAAGTTACACTGGCCAGACAGTGAGTCAAGCAGGGATGAGCAAGTTTGCTGTTCAGACAACTCTGGCTGTAATGGACTAATTCAAAACAacttgaaaaaaaggaaaaagaaatctgagaaagctaatttaaaaagaatgttAGAGATGTACAGCAGTAGGAGTGGTTTTAATACTAAGAGATAAATGACCTGCTGTAAATGCAGAAATATAGAATCTGGTTACTTAACTATTTAAAACTTATTGTTTTGCTGGCTTTCAGCAAGGGACATCTTAATGCTGTCAACAAGCTTTTTGCTTCTGGcccaagtttttaattttataaaagcTATAGTAGCtactattttctgttttcatgaaGACAGAAATTGCATTCATTAGCTTTGTAACTGTTATGAATACTAGaatttgttttctcccttttgaaAATTGTAGAGGGTATGCCTTTGTCAGATTTGGTGAGCAAGGTGATCAGATGAGGGCACTGCAAGACTGCCAGAATGCACCAGGTCTGGGGGGAAAACGAATCCGGCTGAGCATAGGAATTTCTAAAAGGTAACAAATGAGTTGTGCATTGATACAGTAATTCTGAATAATCAGATTCTTTTAGCTCTGCCTTTGTAAAGACTGTGGCCCATGCTATAATGGCTGTACACACAATGCAgtccacaaaaccaaaatcacagAAGCATTATGTTTGGACTACCTGGATTCATCAACCTCTTTCAGTATTTCTGGGGGAATCCAACTCCTAAGTCTAGCCAGATTGTATAACTTGGGCTTAGCTGTTGTAACCAGCCTTAATTCTTACACTAGTGAAGCTGAATgcatttgtaaatatttttcgGGTTTGGGTCTGAAGAAGGTAGAAGGGACAAcaagtgtttggtttttatgCTAGGAAGCTTTTCTTCTAGATGTTTCCCCCTAGTTTAGGCAAGCTCGTATGTTGCTAGTTTTAAAGTAGGCTGGCAGAGGAAGGAACTCCTTAgtggaaaaatacagaatatagAGGGGAAGAAGCCAAAGGAGATGTTACTTGAACAATTTATTTAGGATACTGTTCTTTACTTTTCAAGTAATCAGAGCAGTAGGAAATTCTAAAGTTGATTGGTTTTGAGAGGGTTTTTTATTCTGCCAGCACAGTTCTCTCAGTTATTTAAGACAATTCAGTTGGAGTCTTGATACCAAATTTGATAAACTTTGACCCAGAATACAGACAAATATATAGAACTTCATATAAAACAATTTCAGTATATATTCATGAGGGTAGTTTGTGTGTTCTGTTGGAAGACTAAAAGTAAcagcttctgtttctttttaccCTGGATAATTTTGCTAATGTTGCCTTGTTGCTTTGGAACAGAAATGCTCTTAACCAAGAGAGCATTGTCCAGAATTGCATTGACtaaattgctttgaaaataagAAGAGGTCCCAAAGAAACAGGTTTTCTCACATTTGCTATCCAGATAAATATTAGCagcattttcagatttttctttcctacagAGATGGATGTAGGAGAGAAGTTGAAAGCAGAAGACTTGGAGACATTATGTAATCATTTGTTTACCACAGTAGTAACACAGTAGAATACCTATTTATTAGAATGTATGTGTAGCTTCACAGTAATGAAAAAATGTGGGTATTAAAATAAACATCACTAATCTATACCTGTTTCTAAATGGCTGAGTACTGAGCTCTCCTAGCATCAAAATATCTAGCCATCAGAGTAGTTCGTCACTAAGTCACTTACATTGGAAACTCTTATTTCTGAACTCCTTCAGTTTGTGTTCTTGGCAAAAAACCTTGATCTGAATTTTCTGTAGCGAAGTGGAGATACAGAGAAATTGGACTCTGCAAACAGGAGTTTTGCTTGCACTTAAACAGTGAAGAAATGTCTGAGCATAGGGGATTTCTTGGAGTGTGCAGCTGGCTTATCTGAATGTTCTTTATGTAGCGTATCTGTGTTAGTACAGACAGTACTTTTGCAGTGATACTTGTTAGTGTGTGAAgttttccctgaggaaaaatcTGCTTAGGAAAGAGAAAGTAGTGAAAACTAATTGCCTGGCCCTTTGGTCTTGAGAACCAATGAGTTTTGTCatattcctgctgctgcagcttcatTCTGGATAATGGCAGTGCTGACTTGACCTGACGGCTATGCTTTGTCAACTGCCCTTGGACCAAAAATTGAGTAGGTGAAGGGTAGGCATGGTAAATTGGCAGGCAGTGTCAGATGCTCCTCTGAAACAGATAATCTGACTTCACCTCTTGTTTCTGGAAATAACAAGATTTAGTATTAACCAAATAAAAGATAGAAGGGTTAATTaagatttttaaatctttaaagCATCTTTAAAAGTGTCTTTAAAGCAGTGGTACGTTATAAAGGTCTGTGGTCttaataaatgatttttttatcaGCAGCTTGCTTAAATGGATACTAAAAGTACTCAAACTGATTACAGATAAATGTAATTGAGTTAATCCATGGAAATAATTACTTTTGGCATTGCTGACGGTGAGAATATTTGCTTCTGTATAAACATGAGACACTGTGCTGTGACTTAAAACTGTTGCTTAGGCAACTATTTAGAAAAGCTTCCTTTTAAACTTGGAAGCCAGTAAATTATGGCAAATTGTTTAACTTCAGCAGTGGGTTTACAGTTTGTTCTCAAACTCTAACTGTATATAACTTCTCATGTTTcagactgaaagcagaattccAGCGGTACCAGTCATACAACTATAATGATTATTACCAAGATTATCAGAACTACTACTCACAGTGGAATTATGATCCTTATGCTGACTACAACTACAGCTCCTATACTCCCTATGATAGCATGCAAGCTGTTGGAGAATGCTCTTTAGGAGATGCTGTTATGGCTCCAGCTGTGTTTGAGGTAAAGATACTACACACTTGattaaaaaatgacaaataacAAGTTGTATGAATTCTGTaagtcagagaaaaaaagttctaaaaattaaattgtgttCAGCTTAGTGTGGAGGTTATATTAGCAGACATTATTGAGTGCTATATTTAAGTGCTTCAGTAGTGCATCTATGGAATTAGATATTTATACACCACTATTTGTTCATGTATGCCAGATAACAGTTCTGAAGCATAATTGTGTAGGCTTTCGTCCTATTTTTGATATACTTtccttgaagaaaattaaagaattaCTGTAGCATGATCTTATCTGAATTAGTTTATCAATTGCAACTTCTGAAAGTCCTTTCCAAGCTGAACTTACACGGTTTTCTAAACAAAGAAGCAAACCCCCAAACctaaacaaaccaacaaaaccccccaaaccactaaaaaacaacaaacaccctgcaaaaaaaccctccccaaCAAACACCACCTCCCCCTGCTTATTCTGTAGTtgtgggaggaggaaatggTTTGgaagtacaaaattattttggatttgtgatgCTTTCTGAAATGGAttgaataaatttttttttttttaggaagctTCAGCTATGACTGAAATCAATGATGACCTAATAACTGAAGGTAATGATAATTCTATCACTGCAAATCAAATTTAGCCATGCTTCTGCCTTTTAACAATACAAGCCAATGACTATTGGATGAAGGATGTTTTTGAATTTCAGCTGATGTAGTAGGATCCTCTATGGGTTATAGTGTAGAGGAGGTAGGATTTTAAAGCAAATAGTGTACACCATGTCAAGTAGAATGGGACATTGTCAACAATAATTCACAGTAGGTGTCTTTAACTTTTGCCTTCATTCTCCTTCCAAAATGACCTATTAGAGGATTTACCGTATCTTTGTATAAATTCTGCTAAAATCATTGTATGTTAAAGTCATTAATAGGCAAAAGCTTGATTTCCCAAAACCTGAGATAAAAGCTTATGTTGCAGATCTTAAATGGAGGATTCAACTTGCACTTAAGTTCTGTAGAAGATCTTTGTTTGGCCTGGAAGGTTTGTAGACAGTTCCTCACAGAGAGACATCTTGTGTTAGCATTCAGAAATTTTATCCTGCCTAACATATATTGTGgtagaaattatttaaatggaTTTTGGTAGATTATCAGGCTTAATTATCCTTAAATCTGCACTTTATATTGAAATAGCAGTATGGTCCTAGC
This window harbors:
- the LOC135418932 gene encoding tRNA selenocysteine 1-associated protein 1-like isoform X1, whose translation is MGPQASFKGKDLMAKKRECLQAYSWWRTPQKKRKKKNKIKPGRIEFVPSSTNTTRPDYSIFVGELTPEVDDFQLYDYFLKRYPSCIDCKIATDLLGYSRGYAFVRFGEQGDQMRALQDCQNAPGLGGKRIRLSIGISKRLKAEFQRYQSYNYNDYYQDYQNYYSQWNYDPYADYNYSSYTPYDSMQAVGECSLGDAVMAPAVFEEASAMTEINDDLITEDPQLYLDVDEMNRQFMETSEELYDALMNCHWQPLDTVTSDIPSAI
- the LOC135418932 gene encoding tRNA selenocysteine 1-associated protein 1-like isoform X3; this encodes MGPQASFKGKDLMAKKRECLQAYSWWRTPQKKRKKKNKIKPGRIEFVPSSTNTTRPDYSIFVGELTPEVDDFQLYDYFLKRYPSCIDCKIATDLLGYSRLKAEFQRYQSYNYNDYYQDYQNYYSQWNYDPYADYNYSSYTPYDSMQAVGECSLGDAVMAPAVFEEASAMTEINDDLITEDPQLYLDVDEMNRQFMETSEELYDALMNCHWQPLDTVTSDIPSAI
- the LOC135418932 gene encoding tRNA selenocysteine 1-associated protein 1-like isoform X2, whose protein sequence is MASQDLMAKKRECLQAYSWWRTPQKKRKKKNKIKPGRIEFVPSSTNTTRPDYSIFVGELTPEVDDFQLYDYFLKRYPSCIDCKIATDLLGYSRGYAFVRFGEQGDQMRALQDCQNAPGLGGKRIRLSIGISKRLKAEFQRYQSYNYNDYYQDYQNYYSQWNYDPYADYNYSSYTPYDSMQAVGECSLGDAVMAPAVFEEASAMTEINDDLITEDPQLYLDVDEMNRQFMETSEELYDALMNCHWQPLDTVTSDIPSAI